The nucleotide window GCGGGAATTGGTACTCAAGATTCTCGTACTGATCGGCTGACGCCTTCTCAATCTTGAGCCCGAAATGCTCGTCTAACAGCTCCTGACCTCGTTCGTAGCTTTCCGGGCGGAGGAAGTGCCAATTGTTCGCATCGAGGTTCACCCCTTGCTGGCCGGCGTACTCACGGAGCGTTTCGGCGGTGTCGCGCTCGGGGTCGAACGTCTGCGCGAGAAATACCGCCTCATCGCTGTACCCCCCTTCGGTAGCAGCCTCCTGTGCGCGACGGAGCCGGAGGATGAGCGCGGGACACACCCCGTCCGGGCAGTTCGTGTAGAACGACGTCCAGAGGATGGCACGCTCACCCTCATACTCACTAATTGATATCTCTTCATTCGTGATCGGGTCCGGGACGGTGAAGTGTGGCATCTCATCGCCGTAGCTCGGGTGAACGGCCTCGCTTAGGTCCTGTTCTGGGGGACCGAGGACAGTTCCCTCAGCACCTTTGTCACCGAGTACGCCGAGACAACCGGCGGTACCANNNNNNNNNNNNNNNNNNNNNNNNNNNNNNNNNNNNNNNNNNNNNNNNNNNNNNNNNNNNNNNNNN belongs to Halorubrum sp. DM2 and includes:
- a CDS encoding SCO family protein codes for the protein GTAGCLGVLGDKGAEGTVLGPPEQDLSEAVHPSYGDEMPHFTVPDPITNEEISISEYEGERAILWTSFYTNCPDGVCPALILRLRRAQEAATEGGYSDEAVFLAQTFDPERDTAETLREYAGQQGVNLDANNWHFLRPESYERGQELLDEHFGLKIEKASADQYENLEYQFPHYGLILLANKQGIVERAYPRGPQTDIERLVNDVEQVTTE